One Festucalex cinctus isolate MCC-2025b chromosome 1, RoL_Fcin_1.0, whole genome shotgun sequence genomic region harbors:
- the LOC144002476 gene encoding very-long-chain enoyl-CoA reductase-like isoform X1: MDVLALEAKNVNGSEPEKKPSSRPRPKPPKKPKRIVYFEVEIVDVKTKEKLLLLDKVEPTATILDIKALFHKSYPKWYPARQSLRLDPKTKCLRDEEVLQTLPVGTTASFYFSDLGPQLTWGTVFLAECVGPLVIYLMFYFRLPLIYAPKYDFTASKNWVVQSVSACICHSLHYIKRILETLFVHRISHGTMPLRNIFKNCGFYWCAAAWMAYYINHPLYTPPLYGQQQENVGLYVFMFCQVGNFSIHVALRNLKQPGSKVKKIPYPTKNPFTWIFCLVSCPNYTYEVGSWMGFSVMTQCLPVALFTLAAFVQMSVWARGKHRAYLKEFKDYPTLRSPILPFIL, from the exons ATGGATGTCCTCGCCTTAGAGGCAAAGAATGTGAATGGTTCAGAGCCTGAGAAGAAGCCTTCATCCAGACCCAGACCCAAACCACCCAAAAAGCCCAAAAGGATTGTTTACTTTGAGGTGGAAATCGTGGATGTGAAGACTAAGGAGAAACTGCTCTTGCTGGACAAG GTGGAGCCAACTGCCACTATTTTGGATATTAAGGCTTTGTTTCACAAATCAT ATCCAAAGTGGTACCCGGCTAGACAATCGCTGCGCTTGGATCCAA AAACAAAGTGTCTCAGGGATGAGGAAGTCCTCCAAACACTTCCTGTGGGAACCACAGCCAGCTTCTACTTTAGTGACCTTGGACCACAACTTACATGGGGGACT GTGTTCCTTGCAGAGTGTGTGGGTCCGCTGGTCATCTATTTAATGTTCTATTTCCGCCTCCCTCTCATCTACGCTCCAAAATACGACTTCACCGCTAGCAAGAACTGGGTCGTACAGTCAGT TTCTGCTTGTATCTGTCACTCTTTACATTACATCAAGAGGATTCTGGAGACGTTGTTTGTTCACCGTATCTCACACGGGACCATGCCTCTACGGAATATTTTTAAG AATTGTGGATTTTACTGGTGTGCTGCAGCCTGGATGGCTTATTACATCAACCACCCGCTCTACACGCCACCAC tttacggGCAGCAGCAGGAGAATGTCGGACTTTACGTTTTCATG TTTTGCCAAGTTGGGAATTTCTCCATCCATGTCGCACTTCGTAATCTCAAACAGCCAG GTTCAAAAGTCAAAAAGATTCCTTATCCGACAAAGAATCCATTCACGTGGATTTTTTGTCTGGTGTCCTGCCCAAACTACACATATGAG GTGGGCTCGTGGATGGGTTTCAGCGTGATGACGCAGTGCCTGCCCGTGGCTCTTTTCACGCTGGCCGCCTTCGTGCAGATGAGCGTGTGGGCCCGAGGCAAACATCGTGCCTACTTGAAGG
- the LOC144002476 gene encoding very-long-chain enoyl-CoA reductase-like isoform X2, giving the protein MDVLALEAKNVNGSEPEKKPSSRPRPKPPKKPKRIVYFEVEIVDVKTKEKLLLLDKVEPTATILDIKALFHKSYPKWYPARQSLRLDPKTKCLRDEEVLQTLPVGTTASFYFSDLGPQLTWGTVFLAECVGPLVIYLMFYFRLPLIYAPKYDFTASKNWVVHSACICHSLHYIKRILETLFVHRISHGTMPLRNIFKNCGFYWCAAAWMAYYINHPLYTPPLYGQQQENVGLYVFMFCQVGNFSIHVALRNLKQPGSKVKKIPYPTKNPFTWIFCLVSCPNYTYEVGSWMGFSVMTQCLPVALFTLAAFVQMSVWARGKHRAYLKEFKDYPTLRSPILPFIL; this is encoded by the exons ATGGATGTCCTCGCCTTAGAGGCAAAGAATGTGAATGGTTCAGAGCCTGAGAAGAAGCCTTCATCCAGACCCAGACCCAAACCACCCAAAAAGCCCAAAAGGATTGTTTACTTTGAGGTGGAAATCGTGGATGTGAAGACTAAGGAGAAACTGCTCTTGCTGGACAAG GTGGAGCCAACTGCCACTATTTTGGATATTAAGGCTTTGTTTCACAAATCAT ATCCAAAGTGGTACCCGGCTAGACAATCGCTGCGCTTGGATCCAA AAACAAAGTGTCTCAGGGATGAGGAAGTCCTCCAAACACTTCCTGTGGGAACCACAGCCAGCTTCTACTTTAGTGACCTTGGACCACAACTTACATGGGGGACT GTGTTCCTTGCAGAGTGTGTGGGTCCGCTGGTCATCTATTTAATGTTCTATTTCCGCCTCCCTCTCATCTACGCTCCAAAATACGACTTCACCGCTAGCAAGAACTGGGTCGTACA TTCTGCTTGTATCTGTCACTCTTTACATTACATCAAGAGGATTCTGGAGACGTTGTTTGTTCACCGTATCTCACACGGGACCATGCCTCTACGGAATATTTTTAAG AATTGTGGATTTTACTGGTGTGCTGCAGCCTGGATGGCTTATTACATCAACCACCCGCTCTACACGCCACCAC tttacggGCAGCAGCAGGAGAATGTCGGACTTTACGTTTTCATG TTTTGCCAAGTTGGGAATTTCTCCATCCATGTCGCACTTCGTAATCTCAAACAGCCAG GTTCAAAAGTCAAAAAGATTCCTTATCCGACAAAGAATCCATTCACGTGGATTTTTTGTCTGGTGTCCTGCCCAAACTACACATATGAG GTGGGCTCGTGGATGGGTTTCAGCGTGATGACGCAGTGCCTGCCCGTGGCTCTTTTCACGCTGGCCGCCTTCGTGCAGATGAGCGTGTGGGCCCGAGGCAAACATCGTGCCTACTTGAAGG
- the LOC144002476 gene encoding very-long-chain enoyl-CoA reductase-like isoform X4, which translates to MDVLALEAKNVNGSEPEKKPSSRPRPKPPKKPKRIVYFEVEIVDVKTKEKLLLLDKVEPTATILDIKALFHKSYPKWYPARQSLRLDPKTKCLRDEEVLQTLPVGTTASFYFSDLGPQLTWGTVFLAECVGPLVIYLMFYFRLPLIYAPKYDFTASKNWVVQSVSACICHSLHYIKRILETLFVHRISHGTMPLRNIFKPGWLITSTTRSTRHHFTGSSRRMSDFTFSCFAKLGISPSMSHFVISNSQVQKSKRFLIRQRIHSRGFFVWCPAQTTHMRWARGWVSA; encoded by the exons ATGGATGTCCTCGCCTTAGAGGCAAAGAATGTGAATGGTTCAGAGCCTGAGAAGAAGCCTTCATCCAGACCCAGACCCAAACCACCCAAAAAGCCCAAAAGGATTGTTTACTTTGAGGTGGAAATCGTGGATGTGAAGACTAAGGAGAAACTGCTCTTGCTGGACAAG GTGGAGCCAACTGCCACTATTTTGGATATTAAGGCTTTGTTTCACAAATCAT ATCCAAAGTGGTACCCGGCTAGACAATCGCTGCGCTTGGATCCAA AAACAAAGTGTCTCAGGGATGAGGAAGTCCTCCAAACACTTCCTGTGGGAACCACAGCCAGCTTCTACTTTAGTGACCTTGGACCACAACTTACATGGGGGACT GTGTTCCTTGCAGAGTGTGTGGGTCCGCTGGTCATCTATTTAATGTTCTATTTCCGCCTCCCTCTCATCTACGCTCCAAAATACGACTTCACCGCTAGCAAGAACTGGGTCGTACAGTCAGT TTCTGCTTGTATCTGTCACTCTTTACATTACATCAAGAGGATTCTGGAGACGTTGTTTGTTCACCGTATCTCACACGGGACCATGCCTCTACGGAATATTTTTAAG CCTGGATGGCTTATTACATCAACCACCCGCTCTACACGCCACCAC tttacggGCAGCAGCAGGAGAATGTCGGACTTTACGTTTTCATG TTTTGCCAAGTTGGGAATTTCTCCATCCATGTCGCACTTCGTAATCTCAAACAGCCAG GTTCAAAAGTCAAAAAGATTCCTTATCCGACAAAGAATCCATTCACGTGGATTTTTTGTCTGGTGTCCTGCCCAAACTACACATATGAG GTGGGCTCGTGGATGGGTTTCAGCGTGA